In Chryseobacterium camelliae, one DNA window encodes the following:
- a CDS encoding DUF3307 domain-containing protein produces MIFTQLILAHLLGDFVLQPDSWVRDKENHKLRSRYLYIHVLLHTALSFIFLWDKDLWWVALLNGASHFIIDACKLSFQNIKTKKRWFFADQIMHILVIAGFSFYFGEISINILMNKEWLKIAAAALFLTAPASVFIKILLSSWTPIPDTKDHLQTESLSNAGKYIGYLERLLVFTFIMVNHWEGVGFMVAAKSVFRFSDLAQAKQRKLTEYVLIGTLLSFGLAVLTGILIKQSINLTTI; encoded by the coding sequence ATGATTTTTACTCAACTCATATTGGCCCATTTACTCGGAGACTTTGTTCTGCAGCCGGATTCATGGGTACGGGATAAGGAAAATCATAAGTTAAGAAGCCGGTACCTCTATATTCATGTGCTGTTGCATACTGCCCTGAGCTTTATCTTCCTATGGGACAAAGATCTCTGGTGGGTAGCTTTGCTGAATGGGGCTTCACATTTCATCATTGATGCCTGCAAGTTGAGTTTCCAGAACATCAAAACCAAAAAGCGTTGGTTTTTTGCAGACCAGATCATGCATATCCTGGTTATTGCAGGTTTCTCGTTCTACTTCGGAGAAATCAGCATCAACATCCTTATGAATAAAGAATGGCTGAAGATAGCTGCTGCTGCTTTGTTTTTAACAGCACCGGCATCTGTTTTCATCAAGATACTGCTGTCATCCTGGACTCCGATTCCGGATACGAAGGATCACCTGCAGACCGAATCTTTAAGCAATGCTGGTAAATACATCGGATATTTGGAGCGCCTCCTGGTTTTTACCTTTATTATGGTGAACCATTGGGAAGGCGTAGGATTTATGGTAGCTGCCAAATCTGTATTCAGATTCAGCGACCTTGCCCAGGCTAAACAGAGAAAGCTTACGGAGTATGTACTCATCGGAACGCTGCTCAGTTTCGGCCTTGCTGTTTTAACAGGAATTTTAATTAAACAATCAATAAATCTAACGACAATCTAG
- the purF gene encoding amidophosphoribosyltransferase has product MESLDIHKSEYLKQFKDHPYGRNLFRTQEEERLDAPNEECGIFGMYSDNDLDTFSLSQFGLFALQHRGQEACGISVLKNGRISNLKDEGLVLDVYKEIQDPEAYMGNSAIGHTRYTTAGDKKKYNFQPFFAKNEYDQIILSIAHNGNLTNAKELKAELEAEGVVFRATSDSEVILRLIQKNLDLGLRAAIKITMEKIQGAYSVVGMTRNKFFAFRDFNGIRPLVLGAIDEKSYVVASESVALDAVGAQYVRDILPGEIIYTNENEPGKLHSYMVSEKGKQRICSFEYIYFARPDSTLENINVYEIREKSGEKIWEQAPVEADVVIGVPDSGVPAAIGFSKASGIPFRPVLIKNRYIGRSFIVPTQEMRERVVNLKLNPIISEIKDKRVVIIDDSIVRGTTSKRLVKILKEAGVKEIHFRSVSPPIIAPCYLGIDTPSKDDLISANMTTEELRDYLGVDSLEFLSTDNLKEILGSSDHCFGCFTEQYPVAKGEEIELF; this is encoded by the coding sequence ATGGAAAGTTTAGACATTCATAAAAGTGAATATTTAAAACAGTTTAAAGATCATCCTTACGGACGGAATCTTTTCAGGACCCAGGAAGAGGAAAGACTGGATGCACCTAATGAAGAATGCGGGATCTTCGGAATGTATTCGGATAATGATCTTGATACATTTTCCCTTTCCCAATTCGGGCTCTTTGCGCTGCAGCACAGAGGACAGGAAGCCTGTGGTATTTCGGTATTAAAGAACGGAAGAATCAGCAACCTGAAAGATGAAGGTCTTGTATTGGACGTTTATAAAGAAATTCAGGACCCTGAAGCTTATATGGGTAACTCTGCGATCGGACACACAAGGTATACCACGGCAGGAGATAAAAAGAAATATAATTTCCAGCCGTTCTTTGCCAAGAACGAATACGACCAGATTATCCTTTCTATTGCCCATAACGGAAACCTTACGAACGCCAAAGAACTGAAGGCGGAGCTGGAAGCGGAAGGTGTTGTCTTCCGGGCTACGTCAGACTCTGAGGTTATCCTGAGGCTGATCCAGAAAAACCTTGACCTTGGACTTCGGGCTGCAATCAAGATCACTATGGAAAAAATCCAGGGTGCTTATTCTGTAGTAGGAATGACGAGGAATAAGTTTTTTGCATTCAGGGATTTCAATGGCATCCGTCCTTTGGTTTTGGGAGCTATTGATGAGAAATCATATGTTGTGGCTTCGGAATCCGTAGCATTGGATGCCGTAGGAGCACAGTATGTACGTGATATTTTACCTGGAGAAATCATTTATACCAATGAAAATGAGCCTGGTAAGCTGCATTCGTATATGGTAAGCGAAAAAGGAAAGCAAAGGATATGTTCTTTTGAATACATTTATTTTGCAAGACCCGATTCTACACTGGAAAATATCAATGTATATGAGATCAGGGAGAAATCCGGAGAGAAAATCTGGGAACAGGCACCGGTAGAAGCCGATGTCGTTATTGGGGTTCCGGATTCCGGTGTTCCGGCTGCGATCGGTTTTTCGAAAGCATCAGGGATACCTTTCCGTCCTGTCTTAATTAAAAATAGGTATATCGGAAGGAGCTTTATTGTTCCGACCCAGGAAATGAGGGAGAGGGTAGTAAACCTTAAGCTGAATCCTATTATTTCTGAAATTAAAGACAAAAGGGTAGTTATTATTGATGATTCCATTGTACGAGGGACCACTTCCAAGAGGCTTGTAAAAATCCTTAAGGAGGCGGGAGTAAAGGAAATTCACTTCAGAAGCGTATCCCCGCCTATTATTGCGCCATGTTACCTTGGAATTGATACACCTTCAAAAGATGATCTTATTTCCGCCAATATGACAACGGAGGAGCTCAGAGATTATCTTGGGGTTGATTCCCTGGAATTCCTGAGTACGGATAACCTGAAGGAAATTTTAGGATCTTCAGATCACTGCTTCGGATGCTTTACAGAACAATATCCTGTAGCAAAAGGCGAGGAGATCGAACTTTTTTAA
- a CDS encoding SatD family protein: MIAVITGDIINSQQADTEVWITRLKNLLQHWGSAPDAWEIYRGDEFQLKCGIDDAFWRFLAIKSLIRSQENLDVRIAIGIGEENYSAEKITESNGTAYIHSGRLLDELKKDGCTVAVKTSSDSVNRDLNILLKWSSKDFDSWTVATAEIIHEMIMNNTSTQEDLARKFAISQSSVSQRLKRAHYDLIVETNQYFKKKIAEL; the protein is encoded by the coding sequence ATGATAGCGGTCATTACCGGTGATATTATAAATTCGCAACAGGCAGATACAGAAGTTTGGATTACCAGACTGAAAAATCTTCTGCAACATTGGGGAAGTGCACCGGACGCATGGGAGATCTACAGAGGAGACGAATTCCAGCTCAAATGCGGTATAGATGATGCGTTCTGGCGGTTTCTAGCCATAAAATCTTTAATCAGAAGTCAGGAAAACCTTGATGTGAGGATTGCCATAGGCATCGGGGAAGAGAATTATTCAGCAGAAAAAATTACGGAGTCCAACGGTACTGCCTATATCCATTCCGGAAGGCTGCTGGACGAGCTTAAAAAGGACGGCTGTACGGTAGCTGTAAAAACTTCCAGCGATTCTGTCAACCGCGACCTCAATATCCTCCTGAAATGGTCTTCCAAAGATTTTGACAGCTGGACGGTAGCTACTGCAGAAATCATCCATGAGATGATCATGAACAACACCAGCACGCAGGAAGATCTTGCCAGAAAATTTGCCATTTCCCAGTCATCCGTAAGCCAGAGGCTGAAACGGGCCCATTATGACCTGATCGTGGAAACCAACCAGTATTTCAAAAAGAAAATTGCAGAACTGTAA
- the purC gene encoding phosphoribosylaminoimidazolesuccinocarboxamide synthase, with amino-acid sequence MSQKKEMLYEGKAKQVFATDNPDEVIVRFKDDATAFNAQKKGQVDLKGEMNNAITTLIFEYLNAKGVKTHFIKQLDEREQLVKKVSIIPLEMVVRNYSAGSMAQRLGVEEGIKSPVTIFDICYKKDELGDPLINDHHAVFLGAATYEELDEMYKLTGQINEILIDLFDKINIILVDFKIELGKTSDGQIILADEISPDTCRLWDKDTMKKLDKDRFRRDLGEVTEAYVEIYNRLKNLLAQ; translated from the coding sequence ATGAGTCAAAAAAAAGAAATGTTGTATGAAGGTAAGGCAAAACAGGTATTTGCTACTGATAATCCTGATGAAGTAATCGTACGCTTCAAAGATGATGCTACAGCATTTAACGCTCAGAAGAAAGGACAGGTGGATCTGAAAGGGGAAATGAATAATGCCATCACGACTTTGATTTTTGAATACTTAAATGCCAAAGGAGTTAAAACCCATTTCATAAAGCAGCTTGATGAAAGGGAGCAGCTGGTAAAGAAAGTATCTATCATTCCATTGGAAATGGTGGTAAGAAATTATTCTGCCGGAAGCATGGCCCAAAGACTGGGTGTGGAAGAAGGAATCAAATCTCCGGTAACCATATTCGATATCTGCTACAAGAAAGATGAATTGGGCGATCCGCTGATCAATGACCACCATGCGGTTTTCCTGGGTGCCGCTACTTATGAAGAGCTTGACGAGATGTATAAACTTACCGGACAGATCAATGAAATCCTGATCGATCTTTTTGACAAGATCAACATCATCCTGGTAGATTTTAAAATCGAATTGGGTAAAACTTCAGACGGGCAGATCATCCTTGCTGATGAAATTTCTCCGGATACATGCAGGCTATGGGATAAAGACACTATGAAGAAACTTGACAAAGACCGCTTCAGAAGAGATCTTGGTGAAGTAACGGAAGCCTATGTGGAGATTTACAACAGGCTGAAAAATTTACTGGCTCAGTAA
- a CDS encoding DUF3347 domain-containing protein produces MKKQIITAFFTVLAISFATAQKKKDAQVSKLYQNYIAIKSALASDDAGKAAKSASEFVQTASAMKSNTIPAKNLADLKNEASGIAKTGKIASQREMFHNLSNDMYALSRQFIFSDKPVYLQYCPMAEASWLSNEEKIVNPYYGNSMLTCGTVKSTIK; encoded by the coding sequence ATGAAAAAACAGATTATTACAGCATTTTTTACCGTATTGGCAATAAGCTTTGCCACGGCGCAGAAGAAAAAAGATGCACAGGTCTCAAAATTGTACCAGAATTACATTGCTATCAAATCTGCTCTGGCTTCCGATGATGCAGGAAAAGCGGCGAAATCTGCCTCAGAATTTGTTCAGACGGCTTCGGCTATGAAGAGCAATACGATACCCGCAAAGAACCTTGCTGATTTAAAAAATGAAGCTTCAGGCATTGCGAAAACAGGTAAAATAGCATCACAGAGGGAAATGTTTCACAATTTATCAAATGATATGTATGCTTTATCGAGGCAATTCATCTTTTCCGACAAGCCGGTATACCTGCAATATTGCCCTATGGCAGAAGCGAGCTGGCTGAGCAATGAAGAGAAAATTGTAAATCCGTATTACGGAAACTCCATGCTTACGTGTGGAACCGTAAAAAGTACCATCAAATAG